CAGCGATCCCTACACTTTTGCACCAACCATTGGCGAAGTGGATCAATACCTTTTTAGCAAAGGAGTTCACTATAAACTCTACCAAATTATGGGCGCTCGTTTGGCCGAGCATCAAGGACATAAAGGTACCAAATTTGCGGTGTGGGCACCATCTGCCCGCTCTGTATCTGTTGTAGGAGACTTTAATCATTGGGATGGTCGAACCAATCCGATGCGCGTTTTGGGTCAATCAGGAATTTGGGAGATTTTTATCCCTGGAATTGGAGAAGGAGAAAAGTATAAATTCGAAATACGTACTCAATCCGGAGAGCTGAAAATTAAAGCGGATCCTTTTGCTTTTAGGAGTGAGTTACGTCCCGCAACAGCCTCTATGGTTACCGATGTGGATCGCTTTCAATGGGAAGATCAACAATGGATGGAACAACGCATTCTGAAAAGAAATGATCCAAAACCCCTCAATGTGTATGAAGTCCATTTGGGATCATGGAAAACAAAAAATGGCTATTTTCTCAATTATCGAGAATTAGCTGTTGAACTCGCGCGTTATTGCCAAGAAATGGGTTATACGCATGTCGAACTTTTGCCCATTCAAGAACACCCCTTAGATGAATCCTGGGGATATCAAGTCTCCGGCTTTTATGCTGTGACAAGCCGTTTTGGAACACCAGAAGACTTTCAATGGTTTGTCAATCATCTCCACATGCATCAAATCGGTGTCATTCTCGATTGGGTCCCAGGCCATTTTCCAACCGATGATTTTTCTCTGGGAAATTTTGATGGCACCTCTCTCTATGAGCATGCCGATCCTCGACAAGGCTTTCATCCCCACTGGCACACCCACATATTCAATTTTGGCCGACATGAAGTATCTAATTTCTTAATTGCTAATGCCCTATTTTGGTTCGACAAAATGCACGTTGATGGACTACGCGTTGATGCCGTGGCCTCCATGCTTTATTTAGATTATGGACGCGAACCGCAACAATGGATTCCAAACCAATACGGTGGAAAAGAAAATCTCGACGCCATCGAATTTCTCAAACACTTAAATTCTATTGTTCATAAATTTTTCCCTGGTGTTTATACCATCGCTGAAGAATCCACCGCTTTCCCTGCAGTCACCTATCCCGTTGAACAAAATGGACTCGGCTTTGATTTCAAGTGGAATATGGGATGGATGAATGATACTCTTCGCTACTTTTCTAAAGACATGCTTTTCAGAAGTCACCATCACCATGACCTCACTTTTGGGCTTTTATACGCGTTCACTGAAAAATTTGTTTTGGTTTTATCTCATGATGAAGTGGTACATGGAAAAAATAGCCTGCTGGGGAAAATGCCCGGCGATCTTTGGCAAAAATTTGCCAATTTACGTCTATTATTCAGTTATACCATGTGTCAACCCGGCAAAAAGTTATTTTTCATGGGTGCCGAAATCGGTCAATGGAACGAATGGTCTTGCAAAAAGGAAGTCGAATGGGATCTCCTTCGGTACCCTTCTCATCAAGGAATCCAAACAATGGTAAAAGAGCTCAACCACTTTTATCTTTCTTCGCGAGAATTATGGGAAAAAGATCTCGACCATACCGGCTTTGAATGGGTCGACTTTAATGATACGAAAAATAGCGTGATTTGTTATTTGCGTAAAAGTAGCCAAGGCGCGCTGCTGTGCATACATAATTTTACACCGGCCTATCATTCCGATTACTTTATCCACCTACAAAACATCAGCTGGATAACAGAATGCTTTAATACAGATCATGAAAAATATGGGGGATCGGGAAAGCATAATCTCAATCCACATATTCACGTTGACTCACACGGAAAAAAAGTTGGAGTTAGTATTCAGCTTGCTCCCTTGGCAACCATGATTTTTCAAATTGGATTTTAGCTATCCTCTAGATAACCTCTGCTCAAATTCAGAAATTTAATTCATCAATTAAACGATTGATTTAATTAATTTTTTAATAATAAAACACAAGAAATGTATTTAAAAAAATTAAAGAACCTTGTATGATTAGTTCTTGCATCTAAATAAATCGTAATTCTCACAAGAAACTCGTTAATTAAACGGGTCAGTCCAGATGTCCCTTGATCTCAAGAGGTTCAAACAGGAAGCGCAACTCCTTTTGCGAGGAGGAGATATTACGCCTCGTAAAAAACCACCTAAAAGGAAAAATGGTTACAAAATGAATGACACAACATCTTCAGAAACCCCTCAATCGACACTTCTTTTTACCGATTTTGGCCTCAATGATTCCTTGTTGAAAGCTATTGCAGAAGCTAAATTCACGCAACCTAGCCCAATTCAAGAAAAAGTTATCCCCATTATTCTCAATGGACAAGATGTCGTTGCTCAAGCGCAGACAGGAACAGGAAAAACAGCCGCTTTTGGCCTTCCTTCCCTAAATCGCTTAGACAAAGCAGCTGGCGTCGGTCTTCTCGTCATTACTCCTACACGTGAACTTGCAGTGCAAGTGAGTGATGAACTTTATCGCTTAGGCAAATATTGTGGCATCCGCACAATCGCTGTTTATGGCGGACAATCTATCCAACGTCAAATTGATGGAATTGAACGGGGAGCTCAAGTCGTTGTAGCAACACCCGGAAGACTTTTAGATCTTCTTAAATCCAGACGCTTAAGTCACTTTTCTCCTCCTATCGTCGTTCTTGACGAAGCTGACGAAATGTTGAATATGGGTTTCTTAGAAGACATTCAAGAAATCTTCACATTCTTGCCAAAAGAAAGACAAACACTTTTATTCTCCGCAACAATGCCACTTCCTATTCAGAAGTTAGCAAAGACATTCTTGCGTGAACCAGAGTTCATTAAAATCACAAAAAAAGAGACAGCTAGCCAAAACATTCAGCAAATCTGCTATGTGATTCATGAATCAGAAAGAGATGATGCTCTCGTGCGTTTACTTGATGCGCAAGAAGAAGCTAAATCGATTATTTTCTGCAGAACTAAAAAAGATGTTGACCGCGTCTCTTCTTTCTTAACAAGCCGTGGTTATGGTGCAAGAGGATTGCATGGAGATATGGAACAACCTCAACGTCAGCGTGTTATTGATGGCTTTAGACAGAATGAGTTTCAAATATTGGCTGCCACAGACGTTGCTGCACGCGGTTTAAACGTTTTAGACGTCACTCACGTATATAACTACCATCTTCCATACGA
Above is a window of Parachlamydia acanthamoebae DNA encoding:
- the glgB gene encoding 1,4-alpha-glucan branching protein GlgB, coding for METHTSPLTHTQFDSLLAGEAFDPHQFLGLHQASEDQQVIRLWRPGAKEIHLKIQDQIIPAVQIHQAGLFELKVPNTLQQTDYEVFHQNGLSGSDPYTFAPTIGEVDQYLFSKGVHYKLYQIMGARLAEHQGHKGTKFAVWAPSARSVSVVGDFNHWDGRTNPMRVLGQSGIWEIFIPGIGEGEKYKFEIRTQSGELKIKADPFAFRSELRPATASMVTDVDRFQWEDQQWMEQRILKRNDPKPLNVYEVHLGSWKTKNGYFLNYRELAVELARYCQEMGYTHVELLPIQEHPLDESWGYQVSGFYAVTSRFGTPEDFQWFVNHLHMHQIGVILDWVPGHFPTDDFSLGNFDGTSLYEHADPRQGFHPHWHTHIFNFGRHEVSNFLIANALFWFDKMHVDGLRVDAVASMLYLDYGREPQQWIPNQYGGKENLDAIEFLKHLNSIVHKFFPGVYTIAEESTAFPAVTYPVEQNGLGFDFKWNMGWMNDTLRYFSKDMLFRSHHHHDLTFGLLYAFTEKFVLVLSHDEVVHGKNSLLGKMPGDLWQKFANLRLLFSYTMCQPGKKLFFMGAEIGQWNEWSCKKEVEWDLLRYPSHQGIQTMVKELNHFYLSSRELWEKDLDHTGFEWVDFNDTKNSVICYLRKSSQGALLCIHNFTPAYHSDYFIHLQNISWITECFNTDHEKYGGSGKHNLNPHIHVDSHGKKVGVSIQLAPLATMIFQIGF
- a CDS encoding DEAD/DEAH box helicase; the encoded protein is MSLDLKRFKQEAQLLLRGGDITPRKKPPKRKNGYKMNDTTSSETPQSTLLFTDFGLNDSLLKAIAEAKFTQPSPIQEKVIPIILNGQDVVAQAQTGTGKTAAFGLPSLNRLDKAAGVGLLVITPTRELAVQVSDELYRLGKYCGIRTIAVYGGQSIQRQIDGIERGAQVVVATPGRLLDLLKSRRLSHFSPPIVVLDEADEMLNMGFLEDIQEIFTFLPKERQTLLFSATMPLPIQKLAKTFLREPEFIKITKKETASQNIQQICYVIHESERDDALVRLLDAQEEAKSIIFCRTKKDVDRVSSFLTSRGYGARGLHGDMEQPQRQRVIDGFRQNEFQILAATDVAARGLNVLDVTHVYNYHLPYETESYVHRIGRTGRAGNKGIAITLLNPREVSGLKHIFREHGGNIEYQSIPTLQDVKRKFAEKFLKKVQQRHFDQEAHALLTELQKEMSLEEISVNLLSLLLDYKKVEGPEHIGIHPQDIERSGGSSHQKRKRGGFSRDSNNRFRDRGRRPPSRSSGSGAPYRSREGKKAPHSS